The genome window GAGGCAAAGAGGGACAAGCCGACTGGTGTGCCTGGAGGGGGGAGGTTTAGCAGTCGTCTGAACGAGGGGAGACGGGCTGGTTAAGGATCAGGCAGCATGAGGCGAAAGGGAGAGTGGCATGTGGACTTGTGGGCATCTTGGCATGCCGTCAGAGGAACTAGTAACGgcggggggaaggtggccGGTTGGGGTTCTGGAAGATACGATCTACTAGGACGTCCGAACAACGAAGCTGCCGAGAGCATGACGTTTAAACactgggcgacgaggttgtTTGGAGCAACTGAGCGTTTGATTCTACTCTTAGTTGTGACCCCCGTAATTTGGGTGGCGTACAGAGCTTTGAAAAGTAGGTTTATCCCAGGGCACCCTATAGGTTTAAAGCAAAGGCAACTAAAGGATAACGAGGAATGGAATGGAATTACTAGCCAATAGGTATTCATCCCTATTTAACCTTTGACACGGCATATCTGAACCCTGTCCACCCCACATGAGCAGAACAAGGTCGCTTGAGCACGACTGCCAGTTAAGCAGCATCCTTGGCTATAAACTGATTTCGGCACAGGCACTTTACCCCTTCACCCAATACCGTGCGTGATGCGTTTGTGACGGCTTAGGCTTTGGACGGTGGACTGCGGAAGGTGGATTGTGGACTGTGCGTTGCAAGTGCACGTACTGTACTTGTACTCTGTGTCCCTGGTACGCCAACGGGCTGCATGACATTGCCTGACCCTTTATCCCTCCCTACAGACAATATCTAATGTCCAATGGCATCCACATCTTGGCCACATGGCATGTGGCTGATATCTCTGGCTGCTGCCAGGGATAGGGGTCCATGGTGGGAGTCCAGGCCGGTCTGGGTTCGGGGAATTTTACCCCTAcccacgtcgtcgacaccTACCAACGTGAGCTGGGATCGGTAACACCCGGCAGAGCCGGCAATCTGTTGAGAGGGTCAAAAGAGTTGGCTGGATGACCACGATATGACTGTTCCTGGTAGTATGGCCCTGTTTCACCCTCCCACTTGTaacctcgtcatcctcaccctctTCATCTGCCGTAGCTGCCGTATATTTCTGCCGTTATCCTAATGTACATTATAACACTTACATGATATAAATCACATCAACCGTGATGGCCCGACCAGGAACCCGGAACTGGTGGCAACATTACTGAGGCCCCAGTTGTCCAGCCAGTCTCAAAGAAACCAGCCAGGCCTCGCTACCACCACATGGATTCCAACTGCTTAACGGATGCACACACAAGGCGGCCAGCAAAGCCCGCCGGCGCCCCGAGGGATTCCCGAGTGCCTCGGACTTGGGCGAAGGAATGTGTGATTGGGATTTGTGACGTCGTACCAAGTAGTCCTCCTCAGTTCCGCGGGCCGCGCCCCCAAGTTTAGTCACGACGGTTTCGGGTCTCCCAGGTAGGTTCGTGCTCGAATACATGGTTCTGGAGTCTGGTACGTGAGGTGCAGTATCTGTGATGCGTCTCGTCTGTCTGGTGAGTCTGGCGCACGTgatgcgcggcgcgtcATGATCAACGTGTGAGCAAACGGGTGTGCCGCCAAGGGCACCCCTGCCAAGCAGAGTGCCTGCGGCGTCCACACCGCAGCGCACTCGATGTGGGTGCAATTCTGCAGTACAATAGTTGAATGCATCTATTTCTACCTATCGCCCCGTCTTCTCCCTCTCAAACTCCTCCCCAAGGTGCTCCTTAAGTGCTGGGATATTCGCAACCCCCTCACCACACTTGAAGCATGTGAGGGGTTCGCGCAGCAGtgcctccttggcggccaGAGTCTGCGTTAGCTCGTTAAGGCCCAGGGACGTAGGCTGGACTTACCTCGGCACGGTCTCCCCagtccgagtcgagccACGAGCGTACCTCGCGCAGGCTGACGAAGAAGCCCAGGTCAGGCCGGAACGAGTTGTAGTGTTTCTTGGTCTTTAGGGTTGGGCTGCACAGGTCGTCGGAGATGAcgtggagatggaggtggctggggttaggaggaggcgggagagagagggaaggtgaggaggagcggtATTCGGTGGTTCAGTCGGAAAGGTacggggagggaggagaaaGAGGGGGGGACGGAGAGACGGAGAGACGGAGAGACGGAAAGACGGAGAGACGGAAAGACGGAGGGACGGAAAGACGGAGAGACGGGGAGACCCACTGCATAGACGGTACCGCATGGAAACCCATATTCAACCCCCAAGCCACACCAGTAGTCTTGACCATTTCGTCGCgcaccatctcctcgactTCTGCGGCCGCCTCTGCCAACTCATGCAGCACATTCCTCGCCTTTCCACTTCGCAGGAGACTCGCGAGGCTATCGAGATCGCTATCTTTCAAGTCTGGATGGGGGAGCCGGGGCATGACCAGCACATGGTAGTGGGCCTTGGGATACTTGTCGAATATGGCGATGGTGCTCGgcgtctcgaggagcagcgtcgagggggggagggcaGATGGGCGCGGGAGGCGCGCAATCTCCCGCAGTGCCACCAGACCCATAGCTGGGTAGTGGAGAGAATGGGCTGGAACTGGAGTAGAGAGGCAATCTGACACGGAATGGAGGTCGTCACTGCCGATAAGCCACGTTATCTCGCTCCACCGTGGGAAAGTAGACACCAAAACCACGTATGTGTCTTTTGACGGCATCGCGCATAACTAAATAGGATCCTTGGTTTGGCTCCACTCTGTCGGACTCGGAGTCAACTTCTGACCTGCCAGCTGACAGGTGACCTCAGCTGACATCTGACCAGACAGCCGACCTCGCTTCGACGGTCGGCCCTGCCGTTATTGAAGGTACGAGTCCTTACGGCTGAGCTCTTTGGAATCCCTGAGTGGTCCAGAAATCGTCTTGACCTGGGAAGAGTGTACGTCGCCCCCCCCATGTCGGCGCACGCTCTCGATGAGGTGCAAACTCCCACCTGACCTGACGGAATACCACAGACCTCCAATCGGCGACCCGGCGACAAGGGTGACGAAGAAGAGGGGGATGGGAAACCCGCCCAATCGCATGTTAGCTGTTTAGAGCCGGCACAGGTCGGACTCTTGGACTGCAAGCCACGCTCAAGGGCAGGATCCACTGTAGATCTTTCTGGGCCGTTTGACGCGGCCGCATGAATAGAATGTGGCATGAGGCGTCAAGGAGATAGACAGGTGGCTCGATCGGCCGGGGGGGCGTCGCCGCCTATCCCCCGATCCTCCGGCAGCGGCGGAACgtggcttgggcttgggcttgggcttgggcttgggcttgggcttgggcttgagaTGCGGTACTCGTGACCAAGTGGctggacgcgacgcgaaGCTGAAGAGGTGGATCTAGGTTCAATTCGCAATACGCATTGTTCATTGTTCAATGTCCAAACGCCGTTTGTCAGAGCAGAATTGCTCAATTGCATGATGTTTGGCCATGAGTACGAGCTTAATCGAGTCCAGAGTCCAAGATGTCACAGATACACTTATACCCTTCCTACACTCACTGTGACTCACTTGAATCAGCAATACACCTGTTGGTCCGTGCTCGTCACCAGCGATTTTGTCCCCAAGTCGATGAATCACATTTATCAGATTAGCGGTCGGGATATACGGACCCCTGGAAGTACAGGGTGCGGCGCAGTGTGGCACCACGAAACCGCCCCTCGCACCGTTGCAACAACTAAACGAAAACGAAAACGAAACAAAACAATACGCTCACGCGCTAGGTCATGACGGGGGTCGAACCCGCAATCTCCTGATGTACTCGTCGTAGTCAGACGCGATGCCATTTCGCCACACGACCGATAAAATCGTGGGTTTTGCAGTGGGATAGAGTTCGGGTGATCGAAGGCGAGGAACTGAAACAGCTCGTACGCATCGGTGACGGCGACACGACTATTGTACTGGACGAATTCTACTCGTGGTACCAGTTCAATGGGGGGAGGGCCGGAGCGTCTCGGGCGCTctacgtcgacgacgtgaACAAGGTGAGTCTGATTATGACCCATCTAACAACTAGGATCCTGGTGATCAACGGGCTGACCAAGGGTTTCAGGCTGGCTGGCGAGTATGCTGGGCCGTCAGTCCCGCCGCTGATCAGCGACATCCAGCAATCCGGTTCCTTTGTAGACTGTGGGGCAAACCATCCTCTCCAAATGGCTGCCATCCCCTTCTTAGATCCCGAGAGAGTCAAGCAGGACCGCATCTCTCTCCAGCGCACGTTCAAGAAGAAGCACAatcacctcctcgccagccttgTGCACACGGGCCTTTAGGTTAAAGTATCTCCCCAGGCGGCGTTTTATGTCTGGCTCGACCTCCGTGTGTTCGGTGCACCACTGCACGATCCACTCCCTTCTTCGAAGAGCCGTTGAAGGAGAAATGCATTGTCGTACCGGGGATCTTCTTCGACATCAACCCCTCCCACCGGCGGAGTTTGCTCGACTCGCCGTGCACACACTTTGGGCTCTTGAGCTTTGGGCCGAGTATGCAAGTACTTGACcgcggccttgacgccATCGAGCGCCTGATCAAAGCGCCACACGGGCAAGATTTCCGGTACTGTGGGTACGGACAGTGGCCTGTGAACCCGGAGTGGGGGTATTGAGCGgtgagagggaggggtgCAAGTGGGTAAAGATGAGCGAGTGAGCGAGGGCGGGAAATATCGCCATGTCGCCATGTCAAGCGAGGCCATATCCCCGAACCCCGAGGCTGACGCTAGATATCGCCCGAGCGACAACTACAACGAACACGCAGGCACTAAGGGCCATAGCATCTAGCATTTGTATTGGCCCAATGCGTCATTGATGTGGTTGTGACGTATGCAGTTGTTACAAACTGTTTGTAGTGCTCCGAACTGCACTACGAATGACGGGCGATCCCGGCGGCAGTTTTCAGTTAATCGAGCCAATTTAAGATAATGGTGGCGATTAGGGACGATTAGGTGCGGTGATTAGGTGCCGATTAGAGATTAGACCTGTTATCGAGTGTTCGGAATGGCCCATGTGGCATGGCTTTTGTCTGCCACGGCGTCTGCTCCATCGTTCGTAGTGATGTTCGTAGGAGATTTCGTAGTGACCGACGCGAACAATGCATGTTCGGGCGCGTACGGTCCTGATACGAGTTGTCAGCGTCGATGAGTCCGTCTCGATTACCGACGTGCCGAGTTGTGCATGGTATAAAGATGGATGAGAGACTTACCCCACCCACCATATTCAACCGCCACTCACATATTAAACCGCCACGCACTACACTACACCCCAACTGTACCAACGCACAAATGTTCCGCACAGCACTCCGCACCACCGCCCCCCTTGTCCGTGTCACGCAgctccgcgccgcgtccacGTCCCAGCCACCAAAGGGCAAGCTCCGTGCTGCTTGGGACCAGGTGCCCGTCGATGTGTGAGTAGACAACCACCATCAACCCTGACACCAGATACCCCCTCGTCTTCGCCGTGTCCGGCGTGTGCTGCCTCGGCATCTTCACAATGGGATGGCACCTCGCAACCGACCGTCACCTCCGTCTCGTGCCTGACCGCCTCAGGTCGTAGCCTTAGCCGTGAAACAATCACCAACTCGATCAATTGCGATTGAGTTGCACCTTGATAGCATACCGGTTGTACATTTGGTTTCGTTCTGATTGTCTCCGCCTTCACTCTCACCTTTGATGGCCGCACTGACGCTCACTCCGTGCACAGACCATCGCACCAATCCTTGATCTGATCGATCTCCAAAAACCTCGCCGAAGATCGCTGCAGATACCAATACATACACAGAACAACGGGTCTAGTGGTCTAGGTCTAGACTAACCTCGATCCTGTCTGACATCTACTGCaggtgggtggggaggaggcgcagctcgccgcgcttAGAGTCCTCAGTGAGGTGCTTGTACATGACTATGGTCAGCTTGACCTGCGACGATATCACTCACTGTAACCGGATCCGCTGCAGGCGATAGTGACAATGGCTGCGAGCGGGTACACGTCGACGGGCATGCCGATGATCCAGGTCTTCCACTGACATTAGCTTCTTTTATCTGGGAGATGGGCAACTCACGAAGCCGGCCTGGGGAGCcttggaggaggacgacatgGCGCGGGCCTGGACGGCGCGGACGGGGAGGGCACGGGTAACAGCGCGGAACATTGTTTCTTTGGTGGGTTGGGTTCGAGAACTGAAGAGCACAGAAGTGAATGTGGAAGTGGAAGGTGGTTGATGGGTCTGATCAGAGCTGCCCAAGAGCTTCTTATACAGCACCAATGCGTCGTGGCGTGGCATGGGCATGGTATTGTCTCGAGACCAAGCGCGACCCATGGTTCGTGCCACATTGTCCACCTCGACATTGTCCAGACCCCAAGCACTCGCCAGTTGCTACATCCAAGGTACTGAAATGACCTCTCTTCGGTGCATCCTGGATCCATATCTGGATCCTGGGCGAACAAAGGCTGGGTCGCGGGGTAGCCATCCCCCGCATATTCCGTACGTCATTACGAGTGTCCAATAGAAGCTGGCGAAATCCTAATAGCCTAATAGCCCAGAATACCGGAACTGGTCGGGCCGAGCGTTCTTTTGTTCCCAACAGGCACGGGAACAATGACGCGCCCTCGTGGCTGCTCGACTTTGAGTCTCTCAGACATCGCAATCCCAGTGCTTTGTTTGTCTCGTTCGACGTGGATCACGCCAGGGTTCGGTTCCCACTCGACCCCGCGGGGAAAGCTCGGTTCATCCGTGCACTGGATGGGCTGGCTGTGGGAGGCTTCCTGTAGCTGCGTAGCCTTTGTTCGTTTTGCTATGGCTGGTAACAAAGCTTGCTCGTGGCCGGGGTTTCCGCGAGAACGCCAGCACGGCCGTACCCGATTTCATCGTGACTCGTCGTGGGATCGTCCGTGAGTGACACGCATGGGCGTCTACTTGTCCTGCCGGAAGAGTATCCGAGTGGGCGACCCGGTAATCGCCGGGATACGCTTGTACGTCGCTGTGAGGCTGTGGAAGTGAGAAGTGGGAAGAGATTGTGTCCGGTGACAGTGGGGTGTACCGGGTTGTGATGTGGTCACTCAGTGGATCAGTCTGTAGTCAGGTGGGGTCCCGAGGACTCGGCATGTTCATCAGTCGAGGAGAGCCGCAAACATTCAAGCAAAAGGCTCAGCGAAACAAGATTAGCCAAGCTAATGGTAGCATGCATATGCTATGTGTGTTACTAGACACCCGCTTGGTCCATGCTGCAGTCACCCAAAAACGTATCCTAACCAGGTTTCTAACCCTGCTTGGTCCTTGCCGCGATTCGAACGCGGGGCCACTCCCAAGAGGTGAGTCCTCATCGCCAACGGATTGATCGCCGGCGTATCAGACAGCTCCCTAAGAGAGTATGATAACCACTACACCACAAAGACGGATGCATGTTGTGTGTTACGGTTGGCCTGGGATACATTGGACGGATACCGTGTTCGGTGTTCTTGTCCATAAGACTGACCCCATGGATGACGTTGACAAGCTGGACGCACTGGCAAGTCCtctggaggaggtgggctTCGCTCCAGCAGGCGAGTCCCCTCTCATGGTCTACTGAAATCAGCCCGAATTCATTTCAAACAGCTCTGGAGCACTCCAAACACAGCCCATAATGGGCGAGCACCCCTCACGCCGGGGCCACGCTTGCCAGTACGAGACCGTACTGAAGTGTCGGCATGAGAGACAAGCTCGGACATGACCGATCGGCAATCCCGGCAATCTACGGCATTCTCCCACGAGATATCATGGGCATGCCAACCCATCCCAACGCTCTCACAACATCCACTCTACGATGCCGATCGCAGCCCCCATCAACCTAGGAGATGAGGCGACATCGCAGCTCAAAATCTGGAGTACCGAGCCACACGCCAGCTTCAATGACCAGGAGCTTACGATTATGCGCCTAGAGGGCCAGTTCTACTGGCACGTGCATCCCGATTCAGACGAGATGTTCCTCATCATCGATGGGGATGTGTTCGTCGAGACCCGGGAGGGAAGTACCGATATCGCTCAAGAGAGCAATGTTCCTACCGCCTCGAGGTGGTTGAGGAAGGGCGACGTGTTCGTCGTTCCTAAGGGGACGGCCCATCGGAGTGCATCGCCGAAAGGGGCGAGTGTCATGTTTGGACTTAAGAAGGGAGCGCTGCTGTTCATGcaggaggatgagaaggACCCAGAGGCGGGATCGCAAGAGTGGTGAGTCGTGCCCTGGGCGGTTCTGACCTCAGATTATGTATGACCGGAATTGTAGGTAGTCTGTCGTAAAGCTGGTATGGCACATGGTTCGAACTGCATGTTCAGACTCTAACGCGACTTTAACCCCTTAGCGGTacggcgccaccgccgcagcACAGCCAGAGCGAGGGCTAGTACGGCACCGATAGAAAGCACGACGCCGACCGACATCACCGCGTGACTCTGACTCGCCGCTTGTGTTCCGCGCGCTACGTGAGTCCTACTGACAGGCTTGACCTCTGGTTGCCGCACAGCGTTATACACGCTCTTGAGGAGCGGCGCCCTTCCGTCTGCCGCGTCTGCGACGTTATCTGTCAGCTTGACGATGCTACGCTTTAGCTTGGCCAGTCCCCTTCGCAGCTCCACGTCCCCCTGTTCTAGGGCGGCTAGGCGCTCGTCTGTCGAGTCGCTCTGTATGGGGACGGCCATGGCGTTCGAGATGCTgtcgagggccgcgaggagaaTGTGCTGGTATGCGACGACGGAGTCGGCGACGCGTGCCCCGAGCTTCGATGAAGGACTAGCATCGATTGCGGCGGCCGCCCGAGCTGTGATCGCCTCTGGCGCATCGCTTAGCCGCCATGGCTTGTACGCCCGGTCGCGATATGGCGGGGGATTGATGCAGAtgactgctgtcagctcacaTTTATCGTCTAGCTCACTGTGCTGCACTTCGCCGTTGACGAATTCGCGCTGGAATTTTCCTTCGGCACTTCCCTTATTGATGAGGAAAGCCTGGGGCGCGCCATTCTCCGGCGCCGTGGGACATGTTGTTCCCGGTACGCCAATAAACTCAGACCCGGGCAGCACTTTGTTACGCAGCACCGTGAAATCGTGCGCGCTGCTGATCACCATGGCGTATCCGAAGCGCTGGCCTGAAAACGTATTATCCGTCACCGTGCCGCCGAATACGCTCGTCTCTGTGTCGTCGGACCACGAGCTCGGTCCGATCACGATACCGACCTTGACGAACCCGCTCGGCGCCAAGATCTCGTTATCGTGTACCTTCGTGCCGGTATAATCTCCCTCCCATGGGTCATagtcgacgaggttgatCCCTCCTAGCACCACTCGGGTTCGAGAAGAGATCTTGTTGGAGCGGATCTCGCTCCCTGCTGAACCAAAGACGACAATCGCCCCGTCCGTTGTATCGAACACGACATTATTTTCCACCACAGAGTGCTTGCACGCGAGGCTGATGCCATCAGAGCGCGGGTTACCCCACGCTggctccttctcgacgaAGCCGTCGTACTCCTCATCCCATTCTTCCCCGCACGGTCCCTGTTGTCAGCCTCCGAATCCAAGGAGCTTACAATGACGTTGTTGTCGATCCGCGCGCGCTGGCATTGCTTCCGATCGCCCTCCCGGATATGTAGTGCACTCCAGCCACGCGGCTCAAAAAGGCGGCAACCCGTCACGTGGTGCCCATCTGCGTTGCCCATCGCGatgagcgcctcgcccaTTGGTACGCGCAGGAGTTGGGGCCGGTTTCCATCCACGATGAGGTCGGAGACGGTCAGCCCGTCACAGCCGGGGCAGTcgccgctggcgtcagctttATTCACAGGCAGAGGGAGGGACGGAGGGAAGGTAGTGGAGGGAAGATAGAGGGAGGAAGcaggagggaaggaaggtgcgGAATGCGCACTCACTAGATCGCGACGGCCTGCTGCTCGCCTCCCACGATGAGCATCGCTCGGTCATCTCCCAACACTTTCCCGGCCGTGGTGAGCGTctgccgcgccgccgtgaAGCGAATCGGCTCGTACAAGGTATGTACGGATCCGGGACAGAGGGAAACACTCGCACCGGCCCCACCTTGTGTCAGCGGCGTGCAAATGACTTCCGTGTGGGCGACTCACCTCGGCTCAAGGCGGCATTGATAGGCCGCTCATCGCCAGAAGGCAGGCACTTTGGCTTGCCCGCAGCAAACACCAAGGGAAGAAGTAACAGCGGTTCTAATCCCAGCCTCATCGTTATTGGAGTCTTAACGTCTTAAGGAGTGTGAAAGTGATGGATCTTCATAGTTGATATCTCTGTTGAAAGAAAGTCCCTCGAAAGGTGCACTAAATCGACTGTTCTGAATTGTTTGTGCCTGACGCGATTGCTAGTATTTCGGTTGTCACCCTGCGTTTTCAACCGCACGTGGTAAGGGTGAACAGGGTGACCAGGGTGCAAGTTGCGAGGGAGTCGGATCCGATGTGGAGGCCCGATCACCACCCCCA of Cutaneotrichosporon cavernicola HIS019 DNA, chromosome: 4 contains these proteins:
- a CDS encoding uncharacterized protein (Cupin domain); the protein is MPIAAPINLGDEATSQLKIWSTEPHASFNDQELTIMRLEGQFYWHVHPDSDEMFLIIDGDVFVETREGSTDIAQESNVPTASRWLRKGDVFVVPKGTAHRSASPKGASVMFGLKKGALLFMQEDEKDPEAGSQEW
- the HNT3 gene encoding uncharacterized protein (C2HE / C2H2 / C2HC zinc-binding finger): MGLVALREIARLPRPSALPPSTLLLETPSTIAIFDKYPKAHYHVLVMPRLPHPDLKDSDLDSLASLLRSGKARNVLHELAEAAAEVEEMVRDEMVKTTGVAWGLNMGFHAVPSMHHLHLHVISDDLCSPTLKTKKHYNSFRPDLGFFVSLREVRSWLDSDWGDRAETLAAKEALLREPLTCFKCGEGVANIPALKEHLGEEFEREKTGR
- a CDS encoding uncharacterized protein (Right handed beta helix region) — its product is MRLGLEPLLLLPLVFAAGKPKCLPSGDERPINAALSRGGAGASVSLCPGSVHTLYEPIRFTAARQTLTTAGKVLGDDRAMLIVGGEQQAVAIYGDCPGCDGLTVSDLIVDGNRPQLLRVPMGEALIAMGNADGHHVTGCRLFEPRGWSALHIREGDRKQCQRARIDNNVIGPCGEEWDEEYDGFVEKEPAWGNPRSDGISLACKHSVVENNVVFDTTDGAIVVFGSAGSEIRSNKISSRTRVVLGGINLVDYDPWEGDYTGTKVHDNEILAPSGFVKVGIVIGPSSWSDDTETSVFGGTVTDNTFSGQRFGYAMVISSAHDFTVLRNKVLPGSEFIGVPGTTCPTAPENGAPQAFLINKGSAEGKFQREFVNGEVQHIICINPPPYRDRAYKPWRLSDAPEAITARAAAAIDASPSSKLGARVADSVVAYQHILLAALDSISNAMAVPIQSDSTDERLAALEQGDVELRRGLAKLKRSIVKLTDNVADAADGRAPLLKSVYNAVRQPEVKPVSRTHVARGTQAASQSHAVMSVGVVLSIGAVLALALAVLRRWRRTAKGLKSR
- a CDS encoding uncharacterized protein (Aminotransferase class I and II) yields the protein MPFRHTTDKILVRIGDGDTTIVLDEFYSWYQFNGGRAGASRALYVDDVNKGFRLAGEYAGPSVPPLISDIQQSGSFVDCGANHPLQMAAIPFLDPERVKQDRISLQRTFKKKHNHLLASLVHTGL